Part of the Natronobacterium gregoryi SP2 genome, TACAATCGACGGCCGGCAGGGGTACATCAGCACGATCGTCGGCGGACGCGCACGCGTCGACTTCAACCACCCGCTGGCAGGCGAGGACGTCGAGTACGAGTACGAGATTGTCGACGTCGTCGAAGACCGCGAACAGCAAGCTGCCGGCCTATTCGAGATGATGCTCGGCATGGAACCCGAACTCTGGATCGAGACCGACGAGGTCGAAGAAGAGGTTCCCGTCGAGCCCGACACAGACGAGGAAGACGAAGACGACGAACCCGCCGAACCCGAATTCGAGACCGAAGTCGTCGAGAAAGAGACACTCTACCTCGAGGCGACACCCCAGATGACGATGAACCAGCAGTGGATGATGGGCAAACAGCAGATCGGCCAGCAAGTCATCGACCAGATCGGCGTCGATCGCGTCATCGTCCAGGAAGTCATCGACGGCATGGGCGGCATGGGCATGCCAGGCATGATGGGTGGTGGCATGGGCGGCGGCGACATCGAGGACGCACTCGAGGACGCCGACGTCGACGCCGACGAGATCGTCGAGGAACTCGAAGGCGACGAAGAGTAACGTCCCAGCCGCTCGCTCGCGTTTTTCGGTACTGATCCCCGCTCGAGTGGTGGGTCATATCAGGCGACCGTCATCGATTACCGCCATCACTCCACGTTGGAGACGTCGGCCAGTACGCTCGAGCGACGAAATCTGCAGCAAGAACCTGTGAGAGAAGACCCGTACGCCTGCGTGTCGAAGTCTCGTTCACTGGATAGAGTACCCTGCCGCCACGGTAAGCAGGAACACCA contains:
- a CDS encoding FKBP-type peptidyl-prolyl cis-trans isomerase; this translates as MTEEEEADLEAQADDVEENEDADEAATEGLQMGDFVEIEYTAYTADGDQLVDTTDPDVAEEEGVDDQGQEFKPRTIVLGEGHIFETVEDELVGGEAGDEGTVTVSAQEAFGEYNPENVETVSAEKVDEDDRYPGANVTIDGRQGYISTIVGGRARVDFNHPLAGEDVEYEYEIVDVVEDREQQAAGLFEMMLGMEPELWIETDEVEEEVPVEPDTDEEDEDDEPAEPEFETEVVEKETLYLEATPQMTMNQQWMMGKQQIGQQVIDQIGVDRVIVQEVIDGMGGMGMPGMMGGGMGGGDIEDALEDADVDADEIVEELEGDEE